The following proteins are co-located in the Triticum aestivum cultivar Chinese Spring chromosome 1A, IWGSC CS RefSeq v2.1, whole genome shotgun sequence genome:
- the LOC123132554 gene encoding uncharacterized protein, protein MDHEVESGHSLPHQEVLKGSTYPTTLRSRHIVFSMAPVVKHLLNRASTQFAMQIMMYCPEVVRCPGDVARQRGDDTGGKAARRVEDVADIGGEGGVATTVY, encoded by the exons ATGGACCATGAAGTGGAGTCTGGTCACTCATTACCACATCAAGAG GTCCTGAAAGGGAGTACGTATCCCACTACGCTGAGATCCAGACATATTGTCTTCTCAATGGCTCCCGTTGTGAAACACTTACTGAACCGTGCCTCAACTCAGTTTGCTATGCAAATCATGATGTACT GTCCGGAAGTAGTCAGATGTCCTGGAGATGTTGCTCGCCAGCGGGGTGATGACACCGGAGGTAAGGCAGCGCGACGGGTCGAGGACGTCGCAGACATCGGGGGAGAAGGCGGCGTGGCGACGACGGTGTATTGA